TGCAAGTACTGATTGGCAAACGAGCATCTAGCCGTTTAGCTCTCATGCGGATGCGGCATAAAGCTTCTTTGCTTGAGAAGACAGGACAACCAGCAAAGAATACTGACATTCTGCAGCGAATTCACTGCAAACCAAAGTtcgaataaaaaacaaatttaggcAAAGTTTTGCAGGTCGGAGTCGTATGGTCATCCCTATGTTTCATGTGATCCAATAGAATCAAATGGCCTGTGAAACTGATGAACCGtttatattgttattaaaaCATTAATCGCACCAGCATAGAAAGTAAAAAGAGGGAAACACTCATACAAGATACTTTCAATCATGATTAGATGTCACCCCATAACACCCTGTCTACGTTCTGTGTAGGCCCTGATATAATGTCAAAACACTTTGTGGGATTTCGAAGTGAACTTAAATAAACCTCCCTAAAAAGGGCTACACGAACACGCTGTCACATTTGAAATAGGAGCCCCCAAAACAGAGATGAATGATCACATGATTGTTGAAAAATAgcggtgaagagcgccctctaaaaaatgtatcaaaatggGCGGATCTTCGCGTGACAGTGCTCCAAGGGGGCGGGGTAATGTACATTAGATGAGTAGCCAAATGAGGGGGGGGGCGGCAATTGATATCAAATAACATAAACAATTATGTTTTCTGTCACAAAGCTTTAAACTCTTTCTTTAATTATTGGTTTTGTCTGGTGGTTGTTTCCAGTGTCAGCGTTTAGAAACAACGTGTCAGAATGATGATGCCAAGATAATCAGTTATTATGCAGATTAATCTAGGGTCAAGGTTCAATATTCTCTGACCTCAACATTGGTAAGAAAGACGGCGCCAATTTGTAGCCTAATAGAAATATAAACAATTCACCATTCGGTCATTTTCAATCAAGCGAATTGTTTCAGTTTCAAAAAAGGATGTTTTGCGATGAACTTGAACAGTTAAATGAAATAAACTCtttattttcagtttgttttactgagaaatgtatgaaattaaaaaaaaaaaaaaaaaaaaaaaaaaaacacgacagCACAGCTGTTTTGAGGATATTCTCCCTGGCGAATTACTTGCTTAACCTATTCTCCCATCTAAAAGGTATCTTTAGCAagcatctgtttttttttttttttttttttttttttttctacaaatagTTCCCTTACTCGTAAATGTACCTCCATAACTGACCCGGTTCCTCCTATCGGGGTGTTAGAGCTTAAAACCAGGCTGTCCGCGTGTTTGATCTCACcttgatgtgtgttagcactgtaatacccagtactttcccgagtcatgtgaaaacatatcacaggcatgttactcggatgggattcgaacccacgaccctttcaattctagagcagtgtcttgccatctagactaccgagattgcccggtagctagaggcagttcaaatccaaACTTAGGATTGATCACAGAGCCACCCAAAAGCATTATTCCAAGCACGACATCATTTTCGAACCTGTTGTCTGATGCCATTGTCCTCCATCCGTCAATCTAGAATGTTTTacaggaatatcaattcctaccttcagctcccatGGGCTAGTAAGTTTAGATTACACAAGTTAATAAACAATCCAAAGCTAGTTACAAGGAAATGCCTCTCAAGTTTATGTTCATCTTACACTTATACattggacagtggacactgttggtaattgtcgaagaccagtcttctaacttggtgtatacctagccttgctcaaggcagtcgaattattttCCTCCGaaaaaaaaagaccgccgctgtataaaaacccacccgtattcactgtccGTAaacccgtacactatccgcatgcggaggccgtgaggccgcatgcggttagtggtacgagtgcggatggcttatgtgcacagtagtcgtacgatgtgacagtgtgtatacgggtgggtcatgatGTGTGATTGCACGCACtacacagggtatacgggtgggtttacagcggcgtcttttcggagcgaataatgcgactgccttgagcaaggctaatcGATACCTCGAGGTctcgtaaggttttatgctattaattattttgagtaatgaccaataatgtccactgcatttaagtaTTTACGTATTGTACACCCTCACTCAAACAAAACAACGCTTGacgtttaaaggtagtggacactagtggtaattattagcataaaacctcacttggtaacgagaaatggggagaggttgatagtataaaacattgtgagaaagggctccctctgaagtgacgtagttttcgagaaagaagtaattttccacgaatttgatttcgagacctcagatttagaaatcaagcatctgaaatcacacaacttaatgtgacaagggtgttttttatttcatagttatctcgcaactccgaagaccaatcgagctcaaattttcacaggtttgttattttatgcatatgttgagatacacaaagtgagaagactggtctttgacaattaccaatagtgtccactgtctttaagttcgACTTGGTAGAActactttttataaagtttggCTGTACTCCGACTCATTTGGGATGAGAGGGGCAACTACCCAACATGATGATATGGCATCTTATTCTTTTCTGCACAAGCGACAACTATAGAGACTACGTTCACAAGGAGACGGTCGACTTTTACACACAGTCctagaatgttttgttttgctgttgaTTTTAAAGgtagtttttcaaaaagttgTCAAGACTAGGACTCCATAAACAACTATTGGCCGGCTGCCATAAGCAACCAGCCAATAAAGCTGTTCCTGAAAAATTAAAACGAATCCTACATAAGTGCAGTGATTTGTCCTAGTCGTACCAGCCTAATGTGAAGCATTTTCAAGCcaagggtttaaaaaaaatgccagccaaacaaaaagtacatgagTGTATAATCCAACCAAGTCGTTTGCCTAATGTTACCATTCTTAAATTTTGTTGAATAGTATTATAGAAAATGATGTGTTTCTTGCCTGACAGGAAAGTATCTGGAATGTACAATGCTACATTTTTAGTAATATAAGCCTAAACCACTGTCTTTATAATCTGAAGCTAAACAGACAGAGTACTTCTAGGTGTGGCTTTGGTCAGTTGGTTGAACGTAACAGTTCTGACATAGGGTTATCGAGGTTAGAGGCAAGGAGATAGCAAACTAATCCCCCGGACGTGTGGTGTTGCATTTTCACCCCTGTCTTCTTAGCCTTCAATATGACCTTAAGTCGATGAGTTATTATGTTGTGACTGAGATAGTGACTCTTGTCATTGAGTCAATTACTAGTCGTCATGTCTGTTGGTCTTGACCCCTAAAACAAGGTCATTCTTAGTCCGCATCTGTCATCGTGGAAACGGTCATCGTGAATCATAGAAATCTGTTTAATTCGTCATAGTCGTTGTGGTCACTAATCTTGATTGGTCTTCAAAAGCTAGGTCATGATTGAATGACAAGAACTGAAGTGTCGACTGAAGATATCACTGACATCTAAAAatcactgtacacctttggtaattgtcaacgaactgtattctcacttggtgtatcccatcatatgcctTAAAACAACGAACCTGTGtacaacaaaattttgctcaaagtcatcgaatttaaaaaaaaaaaaaaaaaaaaaaagatggaaGGAAAACCACCCTTTTTGGACAACTGTTTTTGCTTTCAGTTGCATATAATATAGGCCCAATGCAACAGCTGTGAAGTATTTCTTGAGTTGGAcggaaattacatctttcttaaATACTACCTAAAGAGGGATACGTTTCTCTTAATGTTGTATAACATCAAAAGCTTATCATTGCCTGTTACCAATTATTAAGTTAGTTAACAGTTAAAAACTAATAATAGTGTACAgcacttttaaaattatttgtgtCGCAACACGTGTAGTAATGGTCATAACTATTGTGCATAGTATAATGATGATTACAAaatctataataaaaaaattatgtaaacCACATACATTTGTTAAGGGAAAGTTTCACCagaatcaaaacaatttttattttctcggACAATGTTTGGCAAAAAGCGTAATATTAGCACATCTAAGCATTAGTATCACTGATTCTCATCAGCTTGAAAACACTGGACtttattggtaaattgtcaaagaccatgtttttctcactgggtgtatctcaacataatgcccaaaataacaaacctgtgaaagagagcttaatatttatcgttgaagttgcgaggaaaataatgaaagaaaaaacacccttgtcatacgaagttcacaaggtctcgaaatcaaattcttggaaattacatctttctttaaaactatgATAGAGCCgtttcacagtgttttatactatcaacagctcaccattactcgttacaaagtaagcttttctgctaacaattattttgagtaattaccaatagtgtcaactgccgtTAAACCGTCACTTCTTTTTACTTTGAGGCATGCGAGGTTATGGACCCCTTGATTTAATGAAACTGCCAGAATGTGGCCATCAAATAATTTCACAAGAGGGCGGTTTACAAGTTAAACAAAGGCACATGGtcaattgaccccttgcactgaCGTTTGCTTTTTTCGGGAGTCAAAGTGTTGAGATTGTACTAGTCTCAGTATGCACGTTTTAGATttgaaatatatataaaaaaaatcgtcAAACTTTAGAGTATatgttttttgacaatttaataatttttgtttgtaacgatttatatgttaaaaaatagataaagctgcttggggtgactccgcctactcCCTTTaagacgtcaatcgaggcagactttgcctcgatcgaacgtcgaacacacgtacgtgcaagtacatgcaattcctagtcgtgagtttgaacgtttcgaaaaaaaaaagtttatttcttgcatttttccggcaatgtcgaccaggggTGTTGCTGCTGgaggcagcaaaacaactaaaattgggtcagtttgcaaagtggtccggtccgacgtcttttccagcgctgtaaAGCAAACACTTCGAGGCGCCGtacttcgagaatccggaatacaccacacattttgacatgaagagaaaagttcttttctaaaacttgacgccatcccaacaatttgtcAAGCgagtgggaagtcgaagaagatacctgaaagacgtgagGAACCCCAatgagcatttgcctaacgtgaaaaaaatcgggtattgtttcaactttgagggcatgtttttagcttgcgccaagcgtcaccaTAATTGCGATGGCACTCCAGCGATTCACCGTGCTGGGTAATCCGAGTTGATCGTCCATACAACAGCCGGACATACAGTGCGTGCAGTCTTCTCAAtgaccgtagttctgtacgtTGGCATCATACCGACATGTAcccagacgtagtgtacggggccagactacacattttctcttcaaatatcgcgcctcgattgacgtcacgaacagcgccctctcggttcgggcctacttttaaatttgcaaATGAAATGGAAACTGATTTTTTAGAATCTTaggttaactgtttattcataacATTCTACTCAtgaaaacacatattttattgacaaaagctttattttgacaaaataccacttccaggtgattTTAAGCCGTCAACCGCTCGTGAAATAGGTATACgcttttaagcaattattttttgcTACGTGAAGCAAAAAAAGGGGGCCTGCagttaggcagctctatgaaattggaccctgttctTCATCATTGTCCCAGCGATTGTTAAGTGGAACTATAGAATGTTGATGACTGCTTCATCAGTGGTTTTTAAGATGTTGCCCATAAGGTGGACACACACGCAAGCTGTGTTCACATGGTTGTGACTGTGCacttatttgtttaatttcaaaacCACGAGAATCATTGTGAGAGTTGTTAAGAAAATGAATTCTTCGTATGCGGTTTCTTAGACATACCGTGTGTCATACATAATCAATAATTTAGCCGGAGACTTACACAGTTTCATAATTAGCAGCTTGGGTGATGGCCGAGGCTGAGGCCAGGTCACCGCATTAAAGGTACTATATAGACACTAGTGGTGATGATTACTCTAATTATTACTCTTTAATTCTTCGCtttaaaatttacttggtaacaagcaatggagagctgttgatagtatatggcaatgtgagaaacggctccctctggagtaacgtagtttttttctcactcaaacaacaAACGACTTTTGTATCAGCTGACGccttttaatgtaaatctgaaagcacacaaagtataaatgcaacaagggtgtttttttttttttttttcgttttttttttctcgcaattCTCTTACAAACTCGACGATCAATCGAGCCCAACTTTCcagagatttgttattttatgtatatgttaggatacaccaacacgcaagaatactggtctttgacaataatcaacaatttccattgcctttaaacacacCGTGTGTCATACAACTATTTCATACTTCTAATTAGCAGTTGCGGTTAGGGCCAAGGCTACGCAATATCACCACGTTAAGATGCGTTGAAATACTAGGATGTACTTTTAGTAACAATCCTTAGCAACGGCCGCAGCCACAGTCAAACACAGCCAATGTCGGGTCTCCGATCAGGCTGTCTTAATCGGGTCAGAGGTCAGAGCAGTTGCCGGTGTAAAATCAAACGTCCTTGCCGTTTTGACGTGAATGAGGTTGTTATTAATTTCCCCGAGCCTGGGGATGATTTATAATCCCGATGATGAAGATTGACAGATTGGACGGTAGTGCTTTGAAAAGAAACTTGTAATTAAGTTATAACGATTCTTAGAATTATCTGTAATTGCAGTTTTGGATCATTATACCCTTTcttttcctcctgcagtggagtaAAATAGGCTGGGCAGAAGTGTCAACTTAATACTGACCATCAATCACAGCAGTTATTATTGGTGTTGATCGATCTTAACTTGGTAAGCTGCTGCCGCTGATATTGCCCTACAGCTGTCGATGCTGAAACTGGTAATGTTGCTGTTgtggtttgttgttgttgttgttgttaaacagtatggttgtttttgttacatttttgtatctTATAAGGATTCCCTAAAACTATTATTGCGTCATTCAAATACTAAACAAATTTTGGGAGCTCTTGTACTACTATtattggtttataaaaaaatgcaaacatcgCGGCCCAAAACCCAAATTGCGGATGCATATACACaaacagtatacaattgttattattataaagatattaatgtaaaaaaaaaaaaaaattctgttaaACAGACACATTTTACACAAGGGAGCAGGTATAAAAGAAAATACCAAAAAGGCactaacaaaaatattaaaaaaaggaagaaagagAGAAACTGAGGAATTTAAAACTGTAACCAATCTTAAGGCAGGAGAGGTAcagcccacccccccccaaaaaaaaaaggttttgtttcaCTTTGCATTTTACCACGAGCCACACCCCACCCCTCCCCATAGGCCGACAGGAAGGGGGgttctgattgtgttttgttatgTTTCTCCCATACTAAGCCAATCAACAGCTTGAAAATACATTGAAAtaaaattgcccccccccccctccttatTTGCTGCGTATAGTTCTCGCCAGTGCGGCTGGTGTATGCCTGACCTAGACATTTAGTGACGTTGTTATTTTACGCTCGATTAGCGCTGGTGTCTTAATGATTaatgcaattcaattcaatacaccGGCAGAGGCTGTAAGGGGGAAAATGATTGATGGATTTATAACAAAACGAGAGTACTGCAGAAAATGGTTGAAGTATTTGTGATAATTGCGTCTCAGTGTTCAAAAGAAATACATATATTTACCTGATCTTAACTGAACTACAGCTGGAAAATTCAAAAATGCAAAAGGAAACATCTTGATAATGCTTTGTGAAGAGCAAATACAGCATAAGATGAAACTGTATGAAAGCAATGCTGTTACAGATATATGGGGGATGGTGTTGGGTCAACTTCACTTCTATGTTTGGTGCTACATtaaggtcaggctacatttagggctcaggctacatttaggtgccgcacaccCGTGTAATAGCTCGAGTTTGAAAAGCAGAGTTTCGTCTGTCGGACAACAACCTACATTGATatgtaaaggaacacgttgccttggatttgtcgagttggtctttgaaaagcatatgtaaccgtttgttataaaatgcataattatgggtagaaagatcttgtaaaagtagaatataatgatccacacaaacatgcctcgaaaatgcacggttttccttttacctcgtcgactaatacggtcggccatttatgggagtcaaatttttgactcccataaatggccgaccgtgttagtaagcacagtaaaaagaaaaccacgcaatttcgaggcaaatttgtgtggataattgtattctatttttaaaacatctttccaaccatatgcattttacaaaacacggttacaaacgctttttattgaccaactcgtctgatccaaggcaacgtgttcctttaatgtggtCAAGGCCAGCATCCAATCTCAAAAACCTAGTGTGGGTTCGACAATGCGTCTTAACGTCTATGGTAAAGGAACATACACGATCATTGTACAGAGCgtttatttgtaaaacttttcataACAAAGTCTACGTCACAtaaatgttaaaatttacaGAGAATAATATATATTGTGCAAGACAGTAATGTGAAGTAGTTGAAGCCTTTCTGGGGATCGGATTCAATTATGACGGAAACATGACTTGACTCACTGCCAACAAAGTTAACTGGGGTAAAGTGACGTGCAGAAGTCGATATCAACGGAGAGAAAGTCAAGAACATAATGTGTTTAATCTAAAGATCTACCGCAGGAGCAACCTCCAAGGAATTTGAAGTACCTTATGATGGGTGATGAAGCATGAGTAATTGGTTTTGGGTTGATGTAACAATACGCATGAACTGTGGGGTGGGGCGTGGTCCTGAAGAAAGAGAAATAAAGCAGTGGTGGTGGATGAGAAGGGGCATGTTGGTGGTCGATGGGTTGATGGTGGTGATGGGGAGTGTGCTAATGATTgggagtttttttgtttatgatgatggtgattttggcggggggggggggctgaggaTGATGGTGTTGATGGTTGATGTTGATGATGGCCATTGTTTTTCGGGTGGAGATTCAACAGTTACATGTTGTGGCGAAAGCGGTTGCGGCAGTGGAAGTTATAACAAGCGCAATTAATTATATTGGCTGTGAAGGTTTTGGTTGGTTATCATGTTTGTGGTGGTTACGTTTGTGAGAATTGGCGGCATTTAGGTTTTCACAGTTGCTGTTGGGATTGTGGTATCTGGAGCAAAATGGCGTCACTGGATGTAGCTAAGCAGATGCAGGTCCCTTGTGGTAGGGAGATGAACCATCAACGCATGTTGAGTGGTGATATTTGCTGTGCTAGTGACTGTGGAAATGTCTGCTGATGATGCTAAAAAAGGGTGGTTGTGGTGTTACCACTGGTTGTCCTATGGTGCCGAGTCCCGTCACATTAATGCCATTGCCCTTCTTGGTGGTGGTGCTGATAGTGTTCATGGATGTTGTGTTGGTGTTGGTAGCGGCAATGTTGCTTGATTTAGTTGGTTGATTGCGGTGGAATTGCTGGTCGTACAGGTAGGCACATGTGTTGACGAGTCTCAGAGTTGAGGTACTGATACCAATGCCGATGGTAGTCACTGTTTTTTTGTGTAGGAGTTGAATGTGTTTAGTTATGTGTTGATAGAAGTGTTGTTGACGATGAGACCAGTGGTTTCCCTCTGTGTTGATAGCGATGATTTTGATGGTGTTTGGTTGGTTGATGGTGTTGATAGCGGTGGTGTTGGTGGTTTTTAAGGGAGTTGTGTTGATGGTGTTGAGTACAGAAGTTGTGATGATCGATGCTAATACCGGTGGTTGCACTCTGTGTGGTGATAACAAGAGTGCTATGTTGAATGGTCGATTGGTTGATAGAGATGGTGTTTTTGGTGCTCCAGTGGTTGTGCTGACGGTGTTTTAAAACGCTGGTGTTTACTGTTGGCTGTCCTGATCAAGAGGCTTTGCTGGTGATCAAAATTATATTGGTGTTGATCATGAGCCTCTTGGTGTTGATCATGAGGCTCTTGGTGTTTATCACTAGGCTCTTGGTGTTGATCATGAGCCTCTTGGTGTTGATCATGAGGCTCTTGTTGTTGATCACGAGGCTCATGGTGTAGATTACGAGGCTGTTGGTGTTGATCACGAGGCTGACAGTGTTGATCACCATGCTCTTGGTGTTGATCATGTGGCTCTTGGTGTTGATCACCACGCTCTTGGTGTTGATCACGAGGCTCTTGGTGTTGATCACGAGGCTCTTGGTGTTGATCACCATGCTCTTGGTGTTGTTCAAGAGGCTGACGAGGCTAATGGTGTTGACCATCGGGGTCTAAGTGCTGATCATAAAGCTCTTGGTGTTGGTCACGAGGCTCTTGGTGTTGGTCACGAGGCTCTTGGTGTTGGTCACGAGGCTCTTGGTTTTAACAACGAGGCTCTTGGTTTTAAAAACGAGGCTCTTGTTGTTAATCATGAGGCTCATGGTGTTGATCATGGGGCTATTGGTGTTGATCACCATGCTCTTGGTGTTGATCACCATGCTTTTGGTGTTGATCACAAGACTCTTGGTGATGATCACGAGGCCCTTGGTGTCGATCATGAGGCTCTTGGTGTTGATTATAGGACTCTTGGTGTTGATCACGAGGCTTTGGTGTTGATCGTGAGGCTTTTGGGCTTGATCACTAGGCTCTTGGTGTTAATCACGGGAGGCTCTTAGTGTTGATCATAAAGCTCTTGGTGTTAATCACGAGGCTCTTGGTGTTGATCATAATTCCTCCTGGTGTTGATCATGAGGCAATTTTTGTTGATCATGAGGCTCTTGGTGTTGATAACGAGGCTAGTTTTGTTAAACGGGAGGTTCCTGTATTTTATTATGAAGCTGTTGGTGTTGATGTTTAGTGATTGGTAGTGGAGACTATGTGTGTTGTTCACGAGGCTCTCGGTGTTGACAATGAGGTTCCCAGTTTTGATCATGAGGTTGTTTATGTTGAACAAGAGGGCTCTTGGTGTTGACATTTGTGTAAATGGTTGAGCTCATTGTGTTGGTACAAAGTGACTCTTCATACTATGTTTAGAAAATGTTGTTATGTTTGCTTTAagagtttgtttaaaaaaaaaaagggaccaGTAAGGTGTTAGCAAAGTTCGTGAAACTACATGGGTTTTTTGCGCCAAAAACGGGATGAGAAAGTACCtgtctttttcatttgtttcttaaaaaatgtATCCTGCAGATTCCGAACAAAATAGCAGGATTGTACTTTTTATCAGTATACGCAGGAAGTTTGGCACGATGGAAATGATTGACCTTCTGACACTCTCTCGATACGAAGCCAAGTTCGATGTTATTATCGGGAAGACGGCCAAAATAAAATCCAGAATTGTCGCCAGACACTTCAAATTGGTCTATTATGCTGATTTGTTT
Above is a genomic segment from Asterias rubens chromosome 10, eAstRub1.3, whole genome shotgun sequence containing:
- the LOC117295636 gene encoding ribosomally synthesized cyclic peptide ustiloxin B precursosr-like, coding for MASLDVAKQMQVPCGREMNHQRMLSGDICCASDCGNALGVDHEPLGVDHEALVVDHEAHGVDYEAVGVDHEADSVDHHALGVDHVALGVDHHALGVDHEALGVDHEALGVDHHALGVVQEADEANGVDHRGLSADHKALGVGHEALGVGHEALGVGHEALGFNNEALGFKNEALVVNHEAHGVDHGAIGVDHHALGVDHHAFGVDHKTLGDDHEALGVDHEALGVDYRTLGVDHEALVLIVRLLGLITRLLVLITGGS